Sequence from the Sciurus carolinensis chromosome 1, mSciCar1.2, whole genome shotgun sequence genome:
AGCTCTCACGTTTGTGTGGGGCACGGGACTTTCCCACCTGCCAGGCCGTGAGGAGGAAGTGCCCCCACGGGTGGAGGCGGGTTTCACGCAGGTGCCCTGCCTCTGACTGTGACAGCTCACATGGCAGGTAGGTGCCCATCCAGCAGTCGAGGAAGCCGAACCCTGAGACACGGGGCAGTGTGAGCACAGGCTGCCCAGTTCTCACCCGGCCCTCCCTCCTGGCTGCCAAGCTCAGACCAGTGCTGGACAGCTGTTGCCTCCACATCTGGGCTGGGTGAAGGGGAGCAGTGAGACCCCCTGTCTGAGACCCCAGGCACCGTGCCCAGGTGTGGTGACCTAGGTTGGTTCTGCCCTTTATGGTTGTGCAGAATCACTTGACCCTCGGAATGGCAGTGTCTGGTTTTGAGCACAGGCCTCAGGTTCACCCCAGCGCCTCCTACCACGGGCCCACTTGTGCCGGCACAAACCCATGCTCACGGTGGGACTGGTGCGCCCCGCGGTTCTGTGTTCAGCACAGTAACAGGAGAACACAGCAGGGAAGCCACACGACTCAGGCCAGGATGGTGGCCATGTCCTCAGAGCTTTTCTTTGAACTGCATCGTGCTGAGGCCCCTCTCCCAGCACAGCCTTCCTCCAGTCACTCCTCGGGGCATGGATGGCAGCTCCAGGTGGCCATGGCACTTGAAATGCAatgtcccttcctttcctccaggTGCGGAGGCCTTTGGACTTGCCCCTCCAGCCCCTGGCTCCTTTCAGCAGTCCTCACCACCCACAGCCTGTGCCCGCCCTGCCACAGCCAGAAGAAGCAGCACCCGCACACCAGCGTGCAGACCCCTTCCTGCAGGAGAAGCCCTCGTCCTGCTcccctgccccttctcctcctcGCGCTGCAGCAGACCAGCTGCTGCCCGCCGCAGGCCCGCCTCCACGGAGCAACGTGGGTAGCTCTGTTCCATGCTGGGACTTTATTCCACAGGTGTTCACCAAAGACCCGTGCTGGGTCAGGTGAGCATCCAGGGCAGGAGAAGCAGGAACGCCCCAGGTGGCCAAGCCCCTCCTGCCAAAGTTCTGGGGGGACTGAAGGCTGAGGCTAGAGCCAGCGGGAGCAGGAGCCAGGGAGCCAGGCCCCTGGGAGGAGCTATCTGCAGTCCTCTGTGGCCAGCTCCCGGCCTGCCCCTGGCCTGTGTTCTcccacatcctcctgcctctgagcctCTGCTTTCTGGGTAAAGACACAAACTTTCTTATAGCATTGATCAAGGAGTAGAATGCCTGTCACACCAGTGAGCCACCTCGCACCTGGTGAAGTCTATGCCTGGCCACTGTGCCTGTGAGAACTTTCTGTGCTGTGAGTGACAGGACACCGGGGATTTTATTAGCTCTTTTAACTAGCCACTTAGGAGGTTCTGCGTGTCTCAGGGTTAGTCGGCTGAATGCTGAATTGTGTCCTTAGTACCTGGTTTCTTCTGGGCACTCGCAGCTGCTTCTCTAGGCCAGCATCACCCTAGGGCTGCAGCCTGCATGCACCTGTGCCACCTGAGGGAGAGGAGTGTCCTGCTCCAAGCACTGTCCGCACATTTACCCGATTAGATGAGCCGCAGTCACACACACCAGCCTGGAAGCAGCAGCCAGGACCAGAGGAGGGGCACGTGTGATGGGTCATCAGGGCCTTCTTGGGGCTTCTGGCACCACCCATGCCCCAGAGAGTGCCCACTGCAGAGCCTGCATGCCACGTCTCAGTGGCTTGACCCTAGGTTCTGACTACTTCGGTTTAATACTCTCAGCGATCTTCCCTTATTGCATCAGTGTTTCCTCGCTTCAGACTAGATTTCAGAATGCGAGACACATGCCCACTGCGCACGCTCACTCACTGCCTTGGTGAGCTCCAGCAGTGGACGGACAGCCTCACCCACTGCAGGGTCAGTGTGCctgcctctttctccctctcctagTCACTTAACTGCCTGAAACCCCGCTGTGTTCTTTCTCACTTGATCATGGGCCTGCAAGCCCATGAGGGCAGAGACTGTCTCGTTCATTGTTCTTCCTGTATCATGGCACATGCAGAACAGTGCCTGGTGCACATTAGGTGCCCATGGATATTCGTGGGAGCATTGGGTGAGTGGAATAGGCAGCTGCCTGGCCAGGGTCTTGAGCACCGCACAGAAAGCCTGTGTGAAGATTCTTTGACTTGGGCTGCCTGGGTTAGTCCAAGGCCATCGGATAGTGAGCATGTTAGTAAAGTCAGGTTGGTGCTTACTTTTCAGCAGTAAACTAAGCAAAGATCAGCAATCTTGTCAGGAACAAAAATGTAGTACCTTGCTTTACTTTCACAATCTCCACATCAGCTGAACTGAAATTGCTACTGGCCAAGTCTGTGCTGCTTTGTTATGGCGAGCTAAGAAGGGGTTCGGAGGGCTCATCCGACTTTCCCAGTTACTCTCTATCTGCTGTTCTTCTAATCTGATGATACTGGTGTTGAGCAAAATACTACCTTTCGGACCACGCACTCTCCCAGTGAGAGCAGAGGCCGTGGGAGGGTCACTGGGTGCTGTTCTCTGGCCTGCAGGTGGAGACCCTGCCCTACGATGAGCGACCTCTCCCTGCCACTCGCAAGCAGCAGGCAGACGTGTTGGCAGAACCAGAAGTGAGCGAGGCCGACCTCAGCACTGCGCGGAGAGGACGCGTGTCAGGGGAGCCGGAGCCCCTGAGTGAGAAGGCCCTGCGGGAAGCCGGCTCTGCAGTCGAAGTGCTAGGGGAGACCTTGGTGAGAAGGGCAGCAACCAGGCACCAGGAGGAGCAGGGACCCACGGCCTCCCCTGGAAAGCCTCCTGTTCATCAGTAGTCGTAGAAACTGCAGACATGGCAGAGACTTCCGATGTTATGAAAGAGGGCGATTCCTCTGGCGTGCAGAGCTCCCTCCTGGGAGCACAGCTAATCGCAGTGACGGTGGTGGCAGGGAAGGGCCCCCAGCTGCCCTCGCCTGCCCGCCCCCTCCTCAAGGGGCCTCTTGGGGTTTGTGGTGCTCTCCCTATGTTAGCACGGCCTTCCTTCCCCTCAGAAACTGTCCCTAAATGCACACATTCTGCCAAGGACTTGTTGCCAGAAAAGGTCCTTAGTTTTACACGCAGACACATGCTTCTGCATCGCGCAGTCCTGGAAGGCAGGCAGGCGATGGGACCTGTCCCTCCTGAAGCAAGACCAAGCATGGCTCTGTTCCTGGCAGGTCGCCGGGGCCTATTCCAAGACCTGGTCCTGCCGAGAGGACGCGCTGCTTGGTCTGTGTAGAAGGCTGATGGAGGTGCCTGTTGGTACCCCGAAAGAAGACGTGAAGAACACACTGAGAGCATCCGTCTTTCTTGTCAGAAAAGCCATGAAGGACATTGTGACCTCGGTGAGTCTCGGCTTACTGGAGGTCTACCCCTCCACAGTAGACCAGAGCAGCTGAGGGGCAGCCTGCCCTTTGACCTAGGTGACTGGGAGTGAAGGCTGTCTCGCAAGATGGAGGGCAGGTGAGGTCTGAGACGGTGCCTCTGCTTCGTCATCGCTCTGCCTGGCTCAGTGCCAGCTCTCCCACGGTCCCCAGCAGCCGTGGGCAGAGGCCGACTGGCCACTGCCAGCAGACCTTGGTTTGTGGTCTCATTTCTGGAGTCGTGGTCTTCTGACTCCACATGACCTTAAGAACAAGCACCACCGCGTGACCCTGGCTGCGGCTGTACAAAGCTGGCCCTGTGGACCAGGGCGTTGGACGGCTGGTGTCCAGGGAGTCCCCGAGCTCTCCCAGCACAGTAAGGGGAGCAGGGTGCTTCTAGGCTGCAGGCACAGTCCTTAGGGAGCAGGCATCGGCTTCCTTCCTCAGCACCTAAGACAACGATGGGTTTTCAGTGCGACCTGCACGTTTACTAGTAATGATAGATTTTGTGTCTGCTCTTGGCAAAATCCAGTTATAACAACTCCtctgtttttattccatttcttagGTCTTTCAGGCTTCTTtgaaattattgaaaatgatAATTACTCAGTATATTCCCAAGCATCAACTGAGTAAGCTTGAGACAGCTCACTGCGTGGAGAGAACCATTCCTGTTGTGCTTGCCAGAACCGGAGATTCCTCCGCCCGCCTCCGCATCATGGCTTCAAATTTTATTCAGGTCTGAACTTTGCCATAGAACTTGAAACCGTGGGTAGTGAACACATTTCTGCACCAAACacgcctcctccaggcaggctacTGTGGGAAACGCAGGAGACGCAGGGAGCAGGCCTGTGTGGCACACACCGAGCCTGGGAAGGGTTTCACCTAGTGTGGCCGAGAGCTTCTTGAGTCGAGGGCTTCGGAAAGTCAGTGAGCGCCTCAGCCAGCTGTGCAGGATCTTGTGAGGGTACACGTCTTTCTTTGGAAGGAATCCAgcgctttcttcctttctctaaaaCCTCCGGAGCTCCAGAACTAGTTtcaattaagaaatttaaattttcagagaaaatgaataagcaaaagTAAGCACTATAATATTAATAAGAAAGTAAAACTAAGTCACGTGGAACTGCCACCCTGCCTTCCTTGTGAACATAGCCCAGGATCCGGAAAGTTTTGTCACCTTTCAAAAACAGGTCAGAAATGAGAACATGTTGTACTtcggttctttttttttttttttttttttttaacttacttattgtgagttttttaatttttttggttttttttgtttcctgttttccttGAGAGAGAGGGTCTGGccgtgttgcccaggctgtcctgagCTCCTGGTCTCAAGAACTCCTCCGTCTCTTCCCCCTCCGCCTCCATGCTGCTCCCTGTCCCGTGTTGAATTTCTGTGTTGATTTCTGAGCAGTTGAGAGGTGCTAGGATCTTCCACTTGAGGTGGCCCTCTGTGCGGGGTGCTGGGACGGAGCCTGGGGTGCTCTGCGCTGGCCTGCATCCTCAGTCTTTATTCATAGTTCTTGGAGACAGGCTCTCGCTTAACTGCCCAggcttcctcagcctcctgagtctctggggttacaggcgtggcCACTGAGCCTGGCAGGACAACCCACAGTGGACATTGGGAGTGAAGGGCACTCCACAGGCCCCCTGGTGACTTGGGGCCTCCTTACAACTGGGCAGCTCCTGGCTGTCTGAGGAGTTTGCCGTCCATGCTTGGCTGGAGAAAGCGCTTTTGCTTTTCCTGTCTGTGCAGCCACTCGTGGGCCCAAGGACACAGACTTGTGCTGGCAAGATGAGAGCCGAGTCTAGATGCCAGGACCCAAGAGGTGACGAGCAGATCTCCTCCTCGCAGCTTAAACGCTTCAGTACttcatgatttgtttttctgcagTGGCTAATTAAATCACAGACACTCTGGCCGTAGAAAGCCTTGTTGGTTTCCAcatttaaatacataatcatgatacatttttttgtttcatcatGTTAACCAGAGAATTATACATTGTTACTCCCTTGGTTGACATGAAATACCAAAACAATGGCCCCCGTACAAGACTGTAATTGTCTTAGGATTTTAGAAATCAGAGAGCCTTCTCTTGAGTTGAGGAGCACTGAGAACAGAGCCCTCGACTTTGGGCCCTTCCTGCAGGCGCCCACCACCTGTTGGCTTTCCACAGGAAGTGGCCTTGTGTGAGGAGGTGAAGCCTCTCCAGATCATCCCATCCTACTTGCTGCAGCCCTTGAAAGCCAACTGCTCGACTCATCTGGCCATGAGTCAGATGGACCTCCTGGCCCGGCTGCTGAGGGACCTGGGCACCGGGAGCACGGGCTTCACAGTGGACAACGTGATGAAGGTGAGCCACCTTGTGCCACATGCCAGCACTGTGGCCCTGAGCGTGGAGGCTTCCGCCAGTGTTTGAAGAGCGAATGCATGCGTGGTTTCATGCCAGCGTGTGAGGGCCCCGCTGTCTTCCTGCGCCAGTCCCTCAcctgtggtgtgtggtgtgtacaGATGCTGGTCCATGGTGGGAAGCAGTCTGAAAGGCCTTGTGGAAAGTGGACTTTGCCTCCACCTAGCCTGCAGGCTCCTCCGCACACTGCAACCACCTGTGAACACAGCAGATCACCACACCACTCCAGAGGCCCAGGCCTGCCCATGGGCCCTTGCTCAAACTGCCCATCCTGTGCTGAGCTCAGCTCTGTCTCTTGCCTTCTCGGAGGCCCCTGGTTGTAGCCCCAGTGTACCAATACTCTAATCACTCCCTTCTGTTTCTCCTGTGCTGCCCGCTCAGTAGGCCTGTATCTGCCTTCTGAGTCACAGAGGGCAAGCAGCCATTTTGCCCCGCAAGGCGTGGTGCCGCCATCTCTCCTGCCCATGGCAGCACCCCACTCCAGGTCAGCTGCAGCTGGAGGGGGCTCTGGCACAGCAACAGATGCCCACAGTTCACCAGCCCAGAGCAAGTTGACGTGGTTTGCAAGGATAGAGGAGCTCTGCTCCCTGCGGTCACTCAAGGACTCAGTGTCCTTCGAGGGTGACGCCACCTCTACTGCCACCAAGTAGAGGAAAGTTCCCAAAGCATCATGGAGAGTTCCCACTGGGATGACCAAAGCATCATGGAGAGTTCCCACTGGGTGCCCGAAGCATCGCGGGGAGCTCCCAGTGGGATGACCGAAGCATCGCGGGGAGCTCCCACTGGGTGCCCGAAGCATCGCGGGGAGCTCCCACTGGGTGCCCGAAGCATCGCGGGGAGCTCCCACTGGGTGCCCAAAGCATCGCGGGGAGCTCCCACTGGGATGACCGAAGCATCGCGGGGAGCTCCCACTGGGATGACCGAAGCATCGCGGGGAGCTCCCACTGGGATGACCGAAGCATCGCGGGGAGCTCCCACTGGGATGACCGAAGCATCGCGGGGAGCTCCCACTGGGTGTCCGAAGCATCGCGGGGAGCTCCCACTGGGATGACCGAAGCATCGCGGGGAGCTCCCTCTGGGATGATCGAAGCATCGTGGAGAGTTCCCGACTCTAGGAGACGTGCAATGGTGCGACTGTGTGCTAGGAGCAGAGCAAGCTGGTGCGGTGGGTTCTGGTTCAGGTGGAGGGAAACGACGAGAAATTCAGTAGGAGGTAAGGTGGGGCAGCAGCAGGGGAGTCCGGGAGTGGACGGGCATCAGACCGTGCGCAGGTGGCCAGCCTCAGGATCGACCACACCTTGCTCCTACAGGGAGCTCCGGAAGGTCAGAAGAGAGCCCACAGATCACCTGGAAGTCTGTTGAACTGTGGGGAGCTGCCGTGGTTCTGTGTCTGGGGCACCCTGACGTGTGCGGCCGAGTCTGAAGTGACACCAGCTGCAGGATCCTGCACCTGCTGTCACGCTGGGCTCCGTCTGCTGGTGCAAAGGAGGGAGCCCTGGGTCAGCGTGGTTGTCCACGAGTGCAGGAGCGACCGGTGGAGGAGGAACACCCCCAGCTGGAATCGGAAGTCAGCGAAGGCCTGAGGGAGAACGGGGAGGACAGTAGCAGGTGGAGGGTGGATGGAAGGTGCTGAGGGCAAAAGGGCTGGCAGAGAAGGAGCACAGACGTAGGCTGGAAAGGCAGCGGTGACGATCAGAACTCAGCACCCTTAGGCCAGTCCTTCTCGCGTGGGGTGATGGTAAATGACAAGATCTGGGGTGGAACCCAACAGTGTGTGCCTCAGGCTGAGCCTGGTGGACGTGAGGAGGCCCAGGTGCCCAAGGGACCATCAGGGAGACGCTGCTTTTCTAAACACATTAACGTCAGCCTGGGACTGGAGACATGCAGTATACTGCGTTCACATGCACAACACCAAGAGCAGTGGAAGTGAACAGGGACAGGGATAAGTGGTGTGCATGGACCTGGAAAACTGCACTGGGCGGGAAGAGAGAGTTTTGGAATAAGCACGTGTGCTATTTGTGACATTCAAGCAAAAGACCTGTGTGCACAGATGCACATTCAGCCTGAGCACCTCAGCAGCATGCACAGGAGCCAGGGGACCAGGCGCCTCCAAGGAGAAGCCGGGGACCTGAGAGGGAACACACAGCAGCCACAGCACTGCGCTTATTACAAACAGAAAAGGCCCAAAACAGGCTGCAGAATTAAAGCATTGGTTAAATCTAGATGGGAGAGCCATGCAGTTTATTTCTCTCCTCTTcaacatatttgaaatattttgtgataCTTAATATGAAGGTTATGGTGCTAGGCGTAGTGGtttgtgcctgtagtcccagctactcgggaggctgaggcaggaggatgggaagttcaaggctagcctgggcaactcagcaaggtcctatctcaaaactaaaaagggctggggacattgTTCTAATGATGAAGGATGTAACTTAAAAAGAATATCTCTTAATACattaatacaaaacaaacaaacatgagtTCACCTCTGTGTGCAAGATCAACTATGAGAAGGGGTCTCTGCATCTTGATATATGgcattgtgtttgttttttctttatttttcaaatttttataatgaGCCTGTATTTCTTTTATGCTGGAAAAAATTAACTTTGACCGTGAAGACCCATAACAAGAGAAGCCTCCCCTCTTTGCTTCCAGTTTGCAGTGAGCGCCCTAGAGCACAGAATATATGAGGTTCGGGAGACAGCGGTCAGAATCATTCTGGACATGTACAGACAGCACCAGGCTCTTACCCTCGAGTACCTTCCTCCAGATGACAGCAACACGCGCAGGAACATTCTCTACAAAACGCTTTTTGAGGGATTTGCCAAGATAGACGGCAGGCCCACAGATGCTGAAGTGAAGGTGAGTTAACAACCTTCGTAAAAGTATGTGTGGTCGGAGCGTGTTTTAGGAAATTGGTTAGAACATGAGTGAATAACCCACATGAGGGGCTCAGGCTGCATGCCCGGCTCGGCCTGACCCACTACTCCTGCGTGGGAGGCCTCGTTCCCTCACTGTGAACAGCGGTGGTTGGCAGTGTCTATGAATGACCATGTATTCAATCGACCTGGAGAACTTAGTTGCATCATACTAGTCTCCGTGAACCCTGTGATGTGTAAAAACGTGATTTATGTGCTGTTGGCTCCCAACATCTGAGACTGCCCCACAAAGCTATTTTcccaaaaaggaaaatttttttttctttttttttttttttaatttttttttaaccaggcaCAGAAGAGAGCAGCCacagaagaagcagaaaaaaagaagaaagaagaaatcaaagttcTGCAAGGGCAGTTGGCAGTGCTGCAGGAGATGCAGACCCAAGTCCAGGTTGGCAGAGTCAGTCTATCTTGTGCCAGAGCTTTTCAGTTGGAATCCACTACTGTATAGACGCAGGTGCTTGACCGGCTTGTGGGTTACGCAGGTGCTTGACAGGCTTGCGGGTTATGCAGGTGGTAGACAGACGCAGGTGCTTGACAGGCTTATGGGTTATGCAGGTGGTGGACAGACATAGGTGTTGACTGGCTTGCGGGTTTTGCAGGTGGTGGACAGATGCAGGTGTTTGACTGGCTTGCAGGTTATGCAGGTGAGGGACAGATGCAGGTGCTTGACTGGCTTGCGGGTTATGCAGGTGGTGGACAGATGCAGGTGCTTGACTGGCTTGTGAGTTATGCACGCGATGggctctttttcctttattgttgtTTGTGAATTAGTTCAGgggtcaatttttttaaaaagtctgctgGGTAGATGGAATTAGACATTGAATATTCTGCTCTGCTAGGAAAATGGAGGGAAGAGACAGGGAAGGGAGAAAgccccctgcctcctccagagGCAAAGTAGAAATGTGCACCTAAATCTGAAGATTGCAGAGGAAGGTTTGGAGTCACCTTCTAGGTCAGGTGGTGTCCTCTATGGGGAGCCTGGATTCTGTTTGGTTGGATAGGAATGCGTTCCTTCCAAACTACTGTGCTTATGGGATTTAAATTAGTTGTGATTAAGTTCCTGAAGCTGAAGGAGAGTTTCCTTTAAGAAGAGAGCGTCAGCGAGTCAGGAGGTTGGTGGTGATGGGGGTTCCGGTGTGTGGTGAGTGCGTCCACCAGCAGGACGCCTGCTGCAGCATGGGCCAGTGAGGAGGCATGGTCAGGAGTGGGTAAGGGAGCCCCCTGCGGGCAAGCAAGGGCCACACAGCACTTCCCaagctggggcaggggcaggggcaggcaggagCATCCCTTGCCCATGCTGGACTACAGCCCTCGTGCATGTGGCTGCACCACGGGGCTCCCCTGGGCCCACAGGTTCGCGCTGGGCTTTGTTCCAAATGTGCACAAGTGAGGAGACAGTGTGGACTGTGGCCCACAGCGATCACAGACTCATCCCTGACCCTTCTGTTTTGTGTCCTAGGAGAAGGACAGTGATGCCTCGCAGCCCAAGAACCAGGGTAGGTGTCTGCGTCATGGTGCCCACTTGGAGACTCCGGGCCCCAGCAGGGCCCAAGAGCACCAGCATGCATTGCACCCCCTCACCTGTGCCCTCTTACGCAGCACATTTCCTGACAAGCTGCTACTGAACTTCAGGCATTTCTACAAATAGCTTTTAACTTGTCCTCTCTTAACTTCTTCAAGGACGGAAAGCAGCCCCACCTGAGGCTCAGGAAATTCCAGATAACCATTACCTGGACAAGTGAGTCACTGCCCTGACCTGCCAGTGGGGCACAGAGGAGCCACTGGGAGCCATGGGAAAGACACCTTCTTCCGGGCTCACTGTGACCAGTCGACTGTGGGCTCTTTTCCATGATTTATAAAGCCTGGAAAATTGCCCAGAGCTAATGAGCACCAGCTGAGCCAGCGAGACCACCGTCCCTGTCGTGGCCCCACAGAAGTCCTATGGCTGCAAGTGCTGTTCACCACTCAGCAGCCAAGACAGAGTGCAGGGGACCCAGGGGGATGTCTCTCCTGTGTGCGCAGCGACACTGACACACTTTGCTCTGAGGGCCCTGAGCTCGTGCCCTGACCACTGCAGATCAGGACGGAGGGATCGCCTCAGATGGCGGGCCCAGGCCCTTCGGGGTGGAGGTGAATCAGGAGTCTCCCTGAGCAAGGGCTGGGCCTTCACCTGCGCTTCTCCTGTGCCCTTTAGCCTGTGCATTTTTTGTGGGGAGAGGAGCGAGTCCTTCACTGAAGAAGGCCTGGACCTCCACTACTGGAAGCACTGCCTCATGCTGACCAGATGCGACCACTGCAGACAGGTCAGGCGCCGGGCCCCACAGCCACCCCTGCTCACATGGCATGCCAGGCTTTGAGAGGCCACGTCAGAGTCACCCCAGGTCTCGTAGTCCCAGGGAGAGCTGTGAGAGGAGCAGTGGAGGCCTGCGCCAGGCCTCGCCCCCAGCGCCACAGGCTGTCAGGCCCTGGGTGTTGCCACCACCCCTTGGGCCTCCCAGAGGTGGCACTGCCTGATTCACCA
This genomic interval carries:
- the Cep104 gene encoding centrosomal protein of 104 kDa isoform X1, translated to MRAGLRPGRWAEAARAAPRLPPKGRRPGAGGGRRRRQRRPPSSARGSCSPCRSGTRRPCPSGPRGLGRCAGIPRLRRFCQFPQEIVLQMVERCRIRKLQLLAHQYMISSKIEFYISESLPEYFVPYQAERFRRLGYVSLCDNQKTGCKARELKSVYVDAVGQFLKLIFHQNHVNKYNIYNQVALVAVNIIGDPADFGDESNVTSREKLIDHYLGHNTEDPALEGTYTGRSDYISPLDDLAFDMYQDPEVAQIIRKLNERKREAVQRERYDHAKKLKQAIADLQKVGERLGRYEVEKRCAVEKEDYDLAKEKKQQMASYRAQVYEQLELHGLLHSQLEVRRPLDLPLQPLAPFSSPHHPQPVPALPQPEEAAPAHQRADPFLQEKPSSCSPAPSPPRAAADQLLPAAGPPPRSNVETLPYDERPLPATRKQQADVLAEPEVSEADLSTARRGRVSGEPEPLSEKALREAGSAVEVLGETLVAGAYSKTWSCREDALLGLCRRLMEVPVGTPKEDVKNTLRASVFLVRKAMKDIVTSVFQASLKLLKMIITQYIPKHQLSKLETAHCVERTIPVVLARTGDSSARLRIMASNFIQEVALCEEVKPLQIIPSYLLQPLKANCSTHLAMSQMDLLARLLRDLGTGSTGFTVDNVMKFAVSALEHRIYEVRETAVRIILDMYRQHQALTLEYLPPDDSNTRRNILYKTLFEGFAKIDGRPTDAEVKAQKRAATEEAEKKKKEEIKVLQGQLAVLQEMQTQVQEKDSDASQPKNQGRKAAPPEAQEIPDNHYLDNLCIFCGERSESFTEEGLDLHYWKHCLMLTRCDHCRQVVEISSLTEHLLTECDKKDAFGKCHRCSEAVPKEELPGHIKMKACHPAKSEKLANRCPLCHENFTPGEEAWKVHLMGPAGCTRNLRKTHILHKAQAPLPGKSPTGTKSGSSGAKSGSKIPTPKGGLSKSSSRTHTKR
- the Cep104 gene encoding centrosomal protein of 104 kDa isoform X2, which encodes MPHKIGFVVVSSSGHEDGFSARELMIHAPTVSGWRSPRFCQFPQEIVLQMVERCRIRKLQLLAHQYMISSKIEFYISESLPEYFVPYQAERFRRLGYVSLCDNQKTGCKARELKSVYVDAVGQFLKLIFHQNHVNKYNIYNQVALVAVNIIGDPADFGDESNVTSREKLIDHYLGHNTEDPALEGTYTGRSDYISPLDDLAFDMYQDPEVAQIIRKLNERKREAVQRERYDHAKKLKQAIADLQKVGERLGRYEVEKRCAVEKEDYDLAKEKKQQMASYRAQVYEQLELHGLLHSQLEVRRPLDLPLQPLAPFSSPHHPQPVPALPQPEEAAPAHQRADPFLQEKPSSCSPAPSPPRAAADQLLPAAGPPPRSNVETLPYDERPLPATRKQQADVLAEPEVSEADLSTARRGRVSGEPEPLSEKALREAGSAVEVLGETLVAGAYSKTWSCREDALLGLCRRLMEVPVGTPKEDVKNTLRASVFLVRKAMKDIVTSVFQASLKLLKMIITQYIPKHQLSKLETAHCVERTIPVVLARTGDSSARLRIMASNFIQEVALCEEVKPLQIIPSYLLQPLKANCSTHLAMSQMDLLARLLRDLGTGSTGFTVDNVMKFAVSALEHRIYEVRETAVRIILDMYRQHQALTLEYLPPDDSNTRRNILYKTLFEGFAKIDGRPTDAEVKAQKRAATEEAEKKKKEEIKVLQGQLAVLQEMQTQVQEKDSDASQPKNQGRKAAPPEAQEIPDNHYLDNLCIFCGERSESFTEEGLDLHYWKHCLMLTRCDHCRQVVEISSLTEHLLTECDKKDAFGKCHRCSEAVPKEELPGHIKMKACHPAKSEKLANRCPLCHENFTPGEEAWKVHLMGPAGCTRNLRKTHILHKAQAPLPGKSPTGTKSGSSGAKSGSKIPTPKGGLSKSSSRTHTKR